The following nucleotide sequence is from Sphingomonas swuensis.
TCGCCATCCCGGAAGCGTCAGCGCTGCCCGCAAAGCCGGTGGTCACCGCCGCTCCCAAGCGGCTTCTGATCGTCGAGGACGAGGCGCTGATCGGGATGGAGATGGAGCGGATCCTGACCCGTCGCGGCTTCCGGCTGGTCGGAATTGCGACAACGGTCGCGGAGGCGCTTGCGCTTGCCGAGGAGCGGCGTCCCGATGCCGCCCTGCTCGACGTCAATCTTGCCGGCGAGTTCAGCTTCCCGGTTGCCGAGCGGCTGCTCGAGCAGGGCGCGCGGGTGATCTTCTGCACCGGCTATGACTGCGACCGGCTGATCCCGCCGCACCTCTCGCACCTCGCCGTGGTGCGCAAGCCGATCGACCCCGCCGAGGTCGCCGCCGCGCTGCGCTGAGCCGGGACACAGGCAGTCGCTACCGCATGCCGCATCCATGCGTTAGACCCCCACCATGAGCGGCCCGCTCGACCCTTCGATGATGCTTCACGGCTATGCCTCGGGCGTGTTCCCGATGAGCGACTCGCGTGACACCGACGACCTCTTCTGGGTCGAGCCGAGGCATCGCGCGATCCTTCCCCTCGACGGCTTCCGGCTCAGCCGAAGCCTTGCCAAGCGCCTCCGCTCGGGTCGCTTCCGGGTCAGCGTCGACACCGCCTTCGCCGATGTCGTCGCCGGCTGCGCCGACCGCGAGGAGACGTGGATCAACGGCCCGATCGAGCGCGCCATGCTCGACCTGTTCGACAAGGGCTTCGGCCACTCGGTCGAGGTCTGGGAGGACGAGGCCCTGGTCGGCGGGCTCTACGGGGTGGCGCTCGGCCGCGCCTTCTTCGGTGAAAGCATGTTCAGCCGCGCGACTGATGCCTCCAAGGTCGCGCTCGCCGCCTTGGTCGCGCGCCTTCGCACCGGCCATTTCACCTTGCTCGACTGCCAGTTCATGACCCCGCACCTCGCCTCACTGGGAGCGGTCGAGATCCCCCGGACGCGCTACCTTCAGTTGCTAGGGGTCGCGCTGGAGCGGTCGTCCGCCGACCCGTCCGCCTGGGAGTCGTTCGACGGACTGCTGTCGTCCTCGGGCGAGCCGGCATCCTCGGCCGCGGCCGGGAAGTTCATCGCGCAGCTCTTGGGCCAGACATCGTAGACCGGGTGCTCGACCACGTTGAGGCTCGGGCTTTCCTTGTAGAGCCAGCCCGAGAAGACCCGCTTCCACCCGCCGCCTGGCTGCTGGACGTCGACCTGGACGAAGGCGCCGGTCAGCTGGTCGAACTCCCACGGCGGGGTCCGCTCGCAGGCCTTGAGGCGGACGATCACGTCATCGTCGACGCGCAGCGCCTGCCCCGGCTTCATCGTCAGATCGCGCGAGATCGAGTTGCGCTTGTTGAGCAGTCCGAGCACCGCGACCCGCTCGCCCATCGGGGTCGTCCCCGGCGCCAGCGGCTCGTTGAGGGTCGCCGTCACATTGGCCTTGGGCGCCGCCGCCTGCCCGGCGCGCGGTTCCTTGCCGGTCGGCAGCCGGTCGCACCCGGCCAGCGTCAGGCCGAGCGCGAGGCAGGCGAGCCCGAGCTGCCTCACCTCAGTCCGGAGTCCAGGCCTGGTAGTCGCCGGTCGCCGCGGGGCGCTTCCCGCCCCGGCTGAGCGATCCCGCCGGACGATAGGTCTCGCCCGTTCCCGACAGGTTGGGGAGGCCCGGCTTCTCGAACGTGCGGGCTGCCGGCATCGCCTTGTCGGGGACGTCGGCGATCTGCCCACGAAGCCAGCTCTGCCACTGCGGCGGGGCCCGGCTGGCATCGTTCGAGCCCTCGTAGATCACCCACCGGCGGCGCGGATCCTTGCGGTGCACGAAATAGACGTTGCCGGCCGCGTCGCGCCCGACCTCGCGCCCGTGCCGCCGCGTGAACAGCCGCGTGCTGAACCCGGCGCCGTTCCACCAGGTGAAGATGCTGGCCAGAAAACCCATGGCGAGCCCCTAGCGCGGCGGAGCGGTGGGGAGCAACACCTGATCGCCGCTCCCCTGCCCCGCTTGTGCCGGTGCCCCGCTCAGCGCGGGCCGCCTACCACTTGACCGTGTCGCCCGCCTTGATCCCGAGCTGGCTGCTGCGCCCGCCCGCAAGCTCGAGCACCGCGCCGACCGACTCCAGCGAAGTCACCGGCTCGAGGCTCAGCGGAACGGTGTTCTCGGCGATGCTGCTGATCGTCCCGTCGGGACGGATGAATATCATGTCGAGCGGGATCAGCGTGTTCTTCATCCAGAAGCTCGCCGGGCGCGGCGGCACGTGGGGGAAGATCATGCCCCGGTCCGGCGCGAGCGTGTCGCGGTTCATCAGTCCCTGCGCCTGCTCGTCCTGAGTGCGCGCGACCTCGACGGTGAAGCGATGCTCCTTGCCGCCCGCGCTGCGGATGGTCAGCGGCACCTGCTCGAGCCCGGCGGCGCTGCGCTCGAGCTGCGGACCGCCGCTCTGGTTCGCTTGGCAGGCGGCGGCACTCACCGCCAGCGGAGCGATCGCCAGCAGCAGCGCGAGCCGCTTCAGTCCTGTCGCAAGTCGACCGCGGTCAGGCCCTTGCGCCCCTCGGCCACCCGCGCCTCGATCCGGTCGCCCGGATTGAGATCGAGGATGCCCGCTCGGCGCACCGTCTCCATGTGCAGGAAGATGTCCTGGTCGGGCGATCCCACCCGATTGACGAACCCATAGCCCTTGACGCGATTGAACCACTTGACCTCCACCGGCTCGAACGGCCCAGCGCCGTCCAGCAGCGCAACGCGGTCGGCCCGGTCATGGCCGCTGGCGGGTGCCCGTACCGGTACCGCCTCGTCCAGATCGATCGACAGCACGCGCGCCGCCTGCAGTCCGCGATCCTGCCGCACCACGTCGCAAGTCACAACCGCTCCTTCGGGGAGCGAGCGCCGGCCATGGTCGCGAAGGACGGAAAAATGCACCAGCACGTCGCCTTCGATGTCGTCGCTGATGAGGAAGCCGAAGCCGCGGGTCGCGTCGAACCATTTGACCCGCCCGGTGACCTGGATCGCAGACTCGTCCGAAGCCGCGGTCTCCCCCTGCGCGGAGGATCCCTGCTTGCCATCCGGTTCCGAGACTGACGCGTACTCCCGTTTCACCCGGCTACGCATACCACGCCCGAAGGCAGGTGGCAAAAGGTTACGTAACCAAAACGACCTCGCCTTTATGCTTAGTCCGAAGTGGGTAGCTCGCCGGGCGCGGCGGCGACGATTCGCCTGGCAAGCTCGAAGCCGTGACCGGCGCGCATCATCGCCGACAGCGCCTTGGCCCGCCCGTCGCGATCGGCCGCTTCCTCGGCATAGGGACCGATCCGCTTGCGCTGGGCGAAACGCAGCGCCGACTGCCACGCCGCCGCCTCGGCCGCCTCGAGCGCGCCCGCGCGATCCTCCTCGGCGATCCCCGCCACGCTGAGCGCGTCGCGCACCCGGCGCCCGCCGAAGCCGCGCCTCGTCAGGCTCGCGCCCTTGGCCTCGGCGAAGGCGCGGTCGTCGACGAACCCCTGCTCGGTCAGCTTGGCGACCAGCGCCGGAAGGTCCGGCTCGCCCTCGCCATCCCAGCCGCGCTCGCGCAGCTTGCGCTTGAGGTAGGTCGACAGCTTGGCCCGGCTGGTGGCGAAGCGGGCGACATAATGAAGCGCCAGATCGTTCAGCGCGACCCGGTCGAGCGGCTTCGGAACCCGCCGCTGGCGCCTCTTCCGGCCGCCCTCCTCATCCCCGTCCATGCCTAGGCTCGACCCCTCACGCCTTGATTGTGCCACAGTGTCCCGCGAACAACCATCGGAGGCAATCGCGGCTGTCTGGTGCCGCCCGGCCGTTCGAACAAGACAGCAGGAACATCGCGTGCTCGACGTCATCGCCAAGGACAACAAGCTTGCGCCCCCCGGCGCCACTGCGACCTTGGACGACCTTCCCCGCCGCATCGCCGACTTCGCGACGCTCGGGGAAGCGCTCGACTTCGCCGCGACCGGCACCCGCGGCCTCAACTTCCACGATCCTCGCGGAACGCTGTCGCGTGCCTACGGCTATGCCGAGCTTCGCCGCGACTCCCTCGCCGGTGCGCGCCGCCTGATCGGCCTCGGCCTCGAGCCGGGCGACCGCGTCGCGCTCGTCGCCGAGACCGGGCCCGAGTTCGCCGCCGGCTTCTTCGCCGCCATCTACGCCGGCCTGTGGCCGGTCCCGCTGCCGCTCCCGACCAGCTTCGGCGGGCGCGAGGCCTATGTCGAGCAGCTGACCGTCATGCTGACGAGCTCGGACCCGGCACTGTTCCTCTATCCCTCCGAGCTTGCCGACTTCTGCGTCGCCGCGGGCGACCGCCGCCAGGTCCGCGCGATGAGCTGGGAAGAGCTCGCCGCCGCCCCCGTCGACGAGGCGCTCGCGCTGCCCCAGGCCAAGCCCGAGGACATCGCCTATCTCCAGTACAGCAGCGGCTCGACCCGCTTCCCCCACGGGGTCGCGGTCACCCACCATGCGCTGCTCGACAATCTCCGCGCGCATGGGCTTGGCCTCAACGTCGAGCCGACCGACCGGGTCGTCAGCTGGCTGCCCTGGTATCATGACATGGGCCTCGTCGGCTGCTTCCTCTCGCCGCTCGCCAACCAGCTCAGCGTCGACTATCTCAAGACCGAGGACTTCGCCCGCCGCCCGCTGGCCTGGCTCGACCTCGTCAGCCGCAACCCCGGCACCACCCTCTCCTATTCGCCGACCTTCGGCTACGACATCTGCGCCCGCCGCATGTCGAGCCAGCTGAAGGCGCAGGACCGCTTCGACCTGTCGCGCTGGCGGATCGCCGGCAATGGCGCGGACATGATCCGTCCCGACGTCATGCAGGCCTTCGTCGACGCCTTCGCCGGCGCCGGCTTCAAGGCCAGCGCCTTCTGCCCTTCCTACGGCCTTGCCGAGGCGACCCTGGCGGTCAGCCTGATGCCGCCGGGCGAGGGCATCCGCCTGGAACTGGTCGAGGAAAGCCAGCTTTCGGGCGCTGCCGCCGCCGATGGTCAGGACCGGCCCAAGCGCTTCCGCGCGATCGTCAACTGCGGCCGCCCGGTCGAAGGGATGGAGATCGAGATCCGCTCGGCCGACGGCGCCATCCTTCCCGACCGCGAGATCGGCAAGGTATGGGTTCGCGGCGCCTCGATCATGGAAGGCTATTTCCGCGACAAGGAAGCGACCGACGCCTGCATGGTCGGCGGCTGGCTCGACACCGGCGACATGGGCTACCTCTCGGCGGGCTACATCTTCATCGTCGGCCGCGCCAAGGACATGATCATCATCAACGGCCGCAACCACTGGCCGCAGGACATCGAGTGGGCGGTGGAGCAGCTGCCCGGCTTCAAGTCGGGCGACATCGCCGCCTTCGCGATCACCGGACCGTCGGGCGAGGAGCAGCCCGCGGTGCTGGTCCACTGCCGGGTCTCGGACCTCGAGGAGCGCAGCCGCCTCAGGGACGACATCAAGGAGCGGGTCCGCGCCATCACCGGCATCTCGCCGGTGGTCGAGCTGATCGCCCCGCGCACGCTTCCCCGCACCAGCTCGGGCAAGCTGTCGCGCACCAAGGCGCGCAATCTCTATCTCTCGGGCGAGATCGTGCCCCTCGACATCGCCGCCTGAGCGTACGCGCCCGGCGGACGTCGGGCGCTCAGACGCCGATCCCGCTGATCGCGGTCCCGCCCTCGATCAGGCTGCGGAAATATTCGGTCAGCAGCCGCCGGCCCTTCTCGCTCAGCTCGACATAATTCTTGCGCCGATCGTGCGAGCTCTGGGTCCGCACCACCAGCTTCTGGCTCTCCAGATAGTCGAGCCAGCGGATCGAGGTGGTCAGCGGCGAATTGCTGAACTCGGCCAGCTTGGTCACCGACACCTGGTCGCCGCGGTCGCCGTAGATGAACAGCACCAGCAGCATGTCCCAGGCCGGTTCGCTGAACAGCGACTGCCCGAAATGCTCGATCCGCCGCTTGCGTGACTGGTAGACCGCGCGGGCGAGGGTGAGCACGTCTTCGTGGGCCGCGACCATCACCTCGGTCTCGGCCGCCTCTTCGCCGCCCTCTCCTTCCCTGCCCTTGTTCCCGGCAAGCAGCTTGGCCAGCAGGCTGTGGGCCAGCGCGGCCTCCTCCGACGAGAGAGTCACCGACTCCGTGGCGTTGCGGGGTCCAAACACATTGTCCTTCATGACCGTCGAAGCACCTTCAATTAACCCCGCGAAGGGGGCACCAACCAGCCGGAAAACGGCGAAATGGCGTCTCGGTGCCATCCCGTAACTTCGCCGCAATCCCAACGGGTTCGATGTCCCATCTACCTTCACAGCGTTCTTGCTCAGCCCAGTCAAATCCTTGACGGGACTGTTAAATTTCACCTTGGATGTATTAATCGGCTTGTCGCAGGGAACGCTCTCTGGGACCGTTCGTGCCATGATGATGTATCCCTCGATCCGCAAGCCCTGGGCAGCTCCGAGCCTTACTCGCATCGTTCCCGACGCACGGCTCGTCCGGCACGTGCTCGACGCCAACGGCATCCGCGACGTGCCCCCGGGCCTCGCCCAGTTCGTCGCTCCTGTCGCATCGGACAGCGACCGCTAGCATTTGCTTGCATGGCGGCCCCAGTCGGGGTACCCGCGCCGCGGCCTAGGGGTATAGCTCAGTTGGTAGAGCATCGGTCTCCAAAACCGAGGGTCGTGGGTTCGAGTCCCCCTGCCCCTGCCAGGCCGCCGCGAGGCGCGTAGCGAAGCAGCGCGCCGACCCGCGAATGTCGGCCTGGCCAATCACGCCGCATCATTGCGCTCCGGATCGACGGCACGGAATGCACTTCCGTGACGGCCCGCTTGAAGGAACAGCGGCACCACGCTACATGCGCTCGCAACCGAGGTCCGGCGGAGCCATCCGCGGACCTCGTTTTTCTATCTGTTATGAGGCAAAAGATGGCCAAGACATCTCCCGGCGAGTTCATCCGCCAGGTCCGCAGCGAAGCGGGCAAGGTCGTGTGGCCGACCGGCAAGGAGACCTGGGTCACCGCGGTGATGGTGTTCATCCTCACCGGCCTCCTCGCCCTCTTCTTCTTCGCCGTGGACAGCGCGTTCGCCGCGATCGTCCGCTCCCTCCTCGGCTTGCTCGGTTAAGGTCTGCCCATGTCCCGCTGGTACATCATCCACGCCTACTCCGGCTTCGAGAACAAGGTCCGCGATTCGATCGTGAGCGAGGCCAAGCGCCTCGGCCTCGAGCAGCTGGTCGAGTCGGTCGAGGTCCCGACCGAGAAGATCACCGAGATCCGCCGCGGCAAGAAGGTCACCAGCGACCGCAAGTTCTTCCCGGGCTACGTCCTCGCCAAGCTCGGCATGAACGACGACGTCTACCACCTCGTCAAGAACACCCCCAAGGTGACCGGCTTCCTCGGCCCGAACGGCAAGCCGCAGGCGATCAGCGAGGCCGAGGCCGCGCGCATCCTCAACACCAAGGAAGAGGCCGCCGCCGCGGCGCCCAAGGCCAAGGTCAGCGTCGACTATGAGATCGGCGACAGCGTCAAGGTGCTCGACGGTCCGTTCGCCAGCTTCAACGGCGTCGTCGAGGAACTCGACTTCGACCGCGGTCGGGTCAAGGTCGGCGTCTCCATCTTCGGGCGCGCCACCCCGGTCGAGCTCGAGTTCGAGCAGGTCGAACTGGTCAAGTAAGCTTACGCAGGCGCGTTCTCCCGGGCCTGACCCGGGAGCCGCCTGCTCAGCCCCGCCAGAAGGCCGGGTAGCGCTTGCGCAGCGCCTCGACCTTGGGCCGGTCGTTCACGACGATATAGCCGTGGCTCGGGTTGCGCCGCATGAAGTCCTGGTGCGACGCCTCCGCCGGATAAAAGCGTCCCTGCTCGATGCGGGTGACGATCGGCCGCTTCCACGTCCCCGATGCCGACAACCGCCCGAGGAAGCCGCGGGCCTCCGTCGCCTGCGCCGGGCTCTGCGGAAAGATCGCCGACCGGTAGCTCGGTCCGCTGTCGGGACCCTGCCGATTGAGCTGGGTCGGGTCGTGCGCCACCGTCGCATAGATGGTCAGCAGCTGCCGGTAGCTCACCTGCCGCGGGTCGAACGTGATCCGAACCGCCTCGGCATGGCCGGTGCGCTCGCTGCTGACCCGCTCGTAGGTCGCGTCGGCGGCGCTTCCCCCGGCATAGCCCGAGACCACGTCGGTCACGCCGCGAACGTGCTCGAACACGCCCTCGAGGCCCCAGAAGCAGCCTCCGGCAAGCACCGCCGTCTCGCGCGGGGCAGCGGCGGACGCCGGCGCGGCGAACGCCACCAGCAGTGCGGGGAGCAACTTCTTCATCGGCATCCTTCCAGTCGCGGGCATCGAGCGCTTCTACACCTTCCAGCATGACTGTCGCACAACGGCGACCATGCCTACCCGCAGGTGTCGGCGATCAGCCGCACCGTCTCGCGCGGCTCGTCCCACAAGGGGAAGTGGCCGCTGTGCTCGAACCAGTGGAGCCGCGCGCCCGGGAAGCGCTTGGTCGCGCGCTTGGCCTGCACCGGAAGGCACAGCCGGTCGTGCCGTCCCCAGCCGATCGCCAACCGTCCGCCGGTCCGCTCGGCCCCTTCCTGTCCGGGCCCGTAGCCGAGGTCCTTGATCAGCGAGGGCACCGTCGGCGTCACGGCCAGCGCGCGCAGTTCCTCGGCGACGAAGCTGCCGTCGAGCGCCCACGGCCGCGCCGACAACTGCGCCAGCAGCGCCGAGCGCCCGACCTTGTTGCCCGCCAGTGTCGGAAGCGCCGGCTTCAGCCCTTTCACCAGGGCGCGCGAGGCCGACAGGGTGGTCACCACCAGCTGCCGCTCCCACCCTTCCCAGAAGCCGCCCGGATCGAGCGCGACGACGTTACCCGCCCGTCCCTGCCGCGCCAGCTCGAGCACGAGCCGAGCGCCCATCGAGCTTCCGACCATGTCGACGCCCGTCATCCCGTTGGCATCCTGCCACGCGGCGACCGAGCGGACGAGGCCGGCGAAGGTCCCGCTGTCGCCCTCGGCGGGGGTCTGGCCGTGCCCCGGAAGGTCGATGACGACCACGCGTCGTGCCTCGGCGAGCGGCGCCAGCACCGGCTCCCAGGCGTGGCCGCTGCTGCCCAGCCCGTGCACCAGCAGCAAGGGGCGCCCGCGCCCATGATTGACCACATGCATGTTCGTCTCCTTTGAGATGAGGTAACGGTCGGCAGCCCTCGCCGGGCCCTGTTCGACGAAAGATGCGCGTGGCCCGACGAACAGCCATGCGGTGCGGCTTCGCGCTTGACCCCTGCCGCCTGGCCGCCACACTCGATCACATCAGGGGGAATAACGTGGCCAGTGGACCAGCGCTCGCGCTCGAGCATGTCAGCAAGACCTTCGGCGACCTCGCCGCGGTCGACGATCTCAGCTTCGCGGTGCGCGAGGGCGAGGTCTTCGGCTTCCTCGGCGGCAACGGCGCGGGCAAGACGACCTCGCTCCGAATGGTCCTCGACATCATCCGTCCGACCTCGGGCAGCATCTCGGTCCTCGGCCGCCCGCCAGGCCGCGAGAATGCCGTCCACCTCGGCTTCCTGCCCGAGGAGCGCGGCCTCTACCGCTCGATGAGCGCGCTCGACACCATCACCTATTTCGGCCGCCTCAAGGGCATGAGCCCAGGCGATGCCCGCACCGAGGGCCTCGCTTTGCTCGATCGCTTCGGCCTCTCGAACTTCGCCAAGTCGACCATGGACAAGCTCTCCAAGGGCATGGCGCAGAAGGTCCAGCTCGCCACCGCGGTGGTCAACAGTCCGCGCCTCCTGATCCTCGACGAGCCCTTCTCGGGCCTCGACCCGGTCAATCAGGGCCTGCTCGAGGACGAGATCAAGCGCGCCTCGGCCAAGGGCGCGACCGTCGTCTTCTCGACCCACGTGATGCAGCATGCCGAGCGCCTGTGCGACCGCCTGCTGCTCCTCGCCAAGGGCCAGAAGCGCTTCGAGGGCACGCTCGACGAGGCCCGCGATCTCCTTCCCGCCCGCCTCACCGTCACCGCCCGCGGCGACCTCGGCGCCCTTCCCGGGGTCGCCAGCGTCGAGGCCGGCACCGAGCGCGGCGAGGGCTGGCGCGACCAGACGATATCGCTCGCCCCCGGAGTCCAGGCTGGCGACCTCCTCGAACATTGCACCGCCAACGGAGTCGCGCTCCGCCGCTTCGAGGAGCGACGCCCGAGCCTCCACGACGTCTTCCTCTACATGGTCGGCCCCCAGGAGGCGCGCGCATGAACAACATCCTGCTCGTCGCGATCCGCGAATATCGCCAGATCACCCGCATGCGCAGCTTCTGGCTGACGCTCCTGATCCTCCCCCTCGCCTTCGCCATCGCCCCGCTCGCCCAGCGCTTCATGGACAAGGACGAGGCCGACCGGATCATGGTCCTCGACCAGGGTGACGGAAGCAACGCCGCGGCCATCACCGCCCGGCTCGATCTCGAGCATCAGCGCCGCGGACTGATCGAGCTCAGCCGCTACGTGCAGCGGCACAAGCTCGCCACCGCTCCCGGCGCGCTCTGGTCGCAGCACGACCGCTGGTTCAGCGACGAGGAAGTCACCCGTTTCGGCGCCGCCGGCGGGGTCGAGGCCGCTCTCCGCCAGATCACCCCGCTCGTCCCCGAGGGCGTTCCCGACTTCGACGAGCCCGAGCCTTATTACGAACTGGTCCCCGTCCCGGCAGAGCTTCGCCAGGCGACCCCGGCGACGATCGACGCCCGGGTCGAGGGGCTGCTCCGGCCAGACGACAAGGACGCCAGGCGGCTGGACTATCTGCTGCTCGTCCCCGCCGACTTCGCCCGCACCGGCGCGGTCCGGATGTGGACCGGCGGCCGTCCCAACACCGGCTTCGTCACCACCGTCCAGGAGGTGCTCACCCGCTCGCTCCGCCAGCGCCTGCTGACCGACCGCGGGGTCGCCCCCGACGTTGCCACCGCCGCCGCCACCATCACACCGGCGCTGTCGCTGGTCCAGCCGCCTCCCGGCGGTGGCGCCAAGGAAGCGCTGCTGGTCCGCTCGATCCTCCCGCTCGCCGCCTCCTACCTGCTGATGATGGCACTGATGCTGTCGGGCAGCTGGATGCTCCAGGGCACGATCGAGGAACGCTCGAACAAACTCCTCGAGACCGTGCTCGCCGCGGTCAGCCCCGAGGAGCTGATGTACGGCAAGCTGTTCGGCACCGTCGCGGTCGGGCTGACCATGATCGCGGTGTGGATCGGCTGCGGCCTCGTCGCCGCTTATGCGACGCAGGGCGCGATCGCCGACATGATCCGCCCGGCGCTCGACCCGCTGACCTCGCCCGGCACGATCGCCGCGATGATCTTCTTCTTCGTCGTCGGCTACATCGCCATCTCGGTGCTGTTCCTCGCGGTCGGCGCGATTAGCGACAGCATGAACGACGCGCAGGGCTATCTGATGCCGATCATCCTCGTCATCCTGCTGCCGATCACCATCCTCATCCAGGGCATCCTCTCGGGCGGCCAGGGGGTCGGAATCACCGTCCTCACCTGGGTTCCGATCTGGACTCCGTTCGCGGTGCTCGCCCGACTGGGCATGGGCATCCCGGCCTGGGAGGTAATCGGCTCAGGGCTGCTCCTGCTCGCCTTCGTCGCGCTCGAGCTGGTTCTGCTCGGCCGCCTGTTCCGCGCCAGCCTGCTCGCCCAGGGCCAGAAGCCCAGCCTCGCCGAACTGGTCGCCCGGATGCGCCGGCAGGAGGCTTGACCTCGGAAGCGCCGGCTCTCCCGGCCGACCTGGCCGCAGAAGCCCGCGGAAGCTGTCGATGGCGGCGACCTGTACCGCCATCCGGTAGCAGCGGCCTACCGTGTGAAGGCGAATCCAACCAGAAGCACGAATAGTGCGCCTTCTAGCAGGCCGATGGCGACACTGGCTGCGGCGCGACCGTGGCGGCCGTCGCCGCTGATCGCGAACCAGCGAATCTCGACCACCAGCAGATAGAGGAAGCTCGCGACCAGCAGCGCGTTCCCGATCAG
It contains:
- the aat gene encoding leucyl/phenylalanyl-tRNA--protein transferase, whose amino-acid sequence is MSGPLDPSMMLHGYASGVFPMSDSRDTDDLFWVEPRHRAILPLDGFRLSRSLAKRLRSGRFRVSVDTAFADVVAGCADREETWINGPIERAMLDLFDKGFGHSVEVWEDEALVGGLYGVALGRAFFGESMFSRATDASKVALAALVARLRTGHFTLLDCQFMTPHLASLGAVEIPRTRYLQLLGVALERSSADPSAWESFDGLLSSSGEPASSAAAGKFIAQLLGQTS
- a CDS encoding NADH:ubiquinone oxidoreductase subunit NDUFA12; the protein is MGFLASIFTWWNGAGFSTRLFTRRHGREVGRDAAGNVYFVHRKDPRRRWVIYEGSNDASRAPPQWQSWLRGQIADVPDKAMPAARTFEKPGLPNLSGTGETYRPAGSLSRGGKRPAATGDYQAWTPD
- a CDS encoding DUF192 domain-containing protein; this translates as MSAAACQANQSGGPQLERSAAGLEQVPLTIRSAGGKEHRFTVEVARTQDEQAQGLMNRDTLAPDRGMIFPHVPPRPASFWMKNTLIPLDMIFIRPDGTISSIAENTVPLSLEPVTSLESVGAVLELAGGRSSQLGIKAGDTVKW
- a CDS encoding cold shock domain-containing protein; this translates as MRSRVKREYASVSEPDGKQGSSAQGETAASDESAIQVTGRVKWFDATRGFGFLISDDIEGDVLVHFSVLRDHGRRSLPEGAVVTCDVVRQDRGLQAARVLSIDLDEAVPVRAPASGHDRADRVALLDGAGPFEPVEVKWFNRVKGYGFVNRVGSPDQDIFLHMETVRRAGILDLNPGDRIEARVAEGRKGLTAVDLRQD
- a CDS encoding regulatory protein RecX: MDGDEEGGRKRRQRRVPKPLDRVALNDLALHYVARFATSRAKLSTYLKRKLRERGWDGEGEPDLPALVAKLTEQGFVDDRAFAEAKGASLTRRGFGGRRVRDALSVAGIAEEDRAGALEAAEAAAWQSALRFAQRKRIGPYAEEAADRDGRAKALSAMMRAGHGFELARRIVAAAPGELPTSD
- a CDS encoding fatty acyl-AMP ligase, encoding MLDVIAKDNKLAPPGATATLDDLPRRIADFATLGEALDFAATGTRGLNFHDPRGTLSRAYGYAELRRDSLAGARRLIGLGLEPGDRVALVAETGPEFAAGFFAAIYAGLWPVPLPLPTSFGGREAYVEQLTVMLTSSDPALFLYPSELADFCVAAGDRRQVRAMSWEELAAAPVDEALALPQAKPEDIAYLQYSSGSTRFPHGVAVTHHALLDNLRAHGLGLNVEPTDRVVSWLPWYHDMGLVGCFLSPLANQLSVDYLKTEDFARRPLAWLDLVSRNPGTTLSYSPTFGYDICARRMSSQLKAQDRFDLSRWRIAGNGADMIRPDVMQAFVDAFAGAGFKASAFCPSYGLAEATLAVSLMPPGEGIRLELVEESQLSGAAAADGQDRPKRFRAIVNCGRPVEGMEIEIRSADGAILPDREIGKVWVRGASIMEGYFRDKEATDACMVGGWLDTGDMGYLSAGYIFIVGRAKDMIIINGRNHWPQDIEWAVEQLPGFKSGDIAAFAITGPSGEEQPAVLVHCRVSDLEERSRLRDDIKERVRAITGISPVVELIAPRTLPRTSSGKLSRTKARNLYLSGEIVPLDIAA
- the secE gene encoding preprotein translocase subunit SecE, with protein sequence MAKTSPGEFIRQVRSEAGKVVWPTGKETWVTAVMVFILTGLLALFFFAVDSAFAAIVRSLLGLLG
- the nusG gene encoding transcription termination/antitermination protein NusG; its protein translation is MSRWYIIHAYSGFENKVRDSIVSEAKRLGLEQLVESVEVPTEKITEIRRGKKVTSDRKFFPGYVLAKLGMNDDVYHLVKNTPKVTGFLGPNGKPQAISEAEAARILNTKEEAAAAAPKAKVSVDYEIGDSVKVLDGPFASFNGVVEELDFDRGRVKVGVSIFGRATPVELEFEQVELVK
- the msrA gene encoding peptide-methionine (S)-S-oxide reductase MsrA, with translation MKKLLPALLVAFAAPASAAAPRETAVLAGGCFWGLEGVFEHVRGVTDVVSGYAGGSAADATYERVSSERTGHAEAVRITFDPRQVSYRQLLTIYATVAHDPTQLNRQGPDSGPSYRSAIFPQSPAQATEARGFLGRLSASGTWKRPIVTRIEQGRFYPAEASHQDFMRRNPSHGYIVVNDRPKVEALRKRYPAFWRG
- a CDS encoding alpha/beta fold hydrolase, yielding MHVVNHGRGRPLLLVHGLGSSGHAWEPVLAPLAEARRVVVIDLPGHGQTPAEGDSGTFAGLVRSVAAWQDANGMTGVDMVGSSMGARLVLELARQGRAGNVVALDPGGFWEGWERQLVVTTLSASRALVKGLKPALPTLAGNKVGRSALLAQLSARPWALDGSFVAEELRALAVTPTVPSLIKDLGYGPGQEGAERTGGRLAIGWGRHDRLCLPVQAKRATKRFPGARLHWFEHSGHFPLWDEPRETVRLIADTCG
- a CDS encoding ABC transporter ATP-binding protein; the protein is MASGPALALEHVSKTFGDLAAVDDLSFAVREGEVFGFLGGNGAGKTTSLRMVLDIIRPTSGSISVLGRPPGRENAVHLGFLPEERGLYRSMSALDTITYFGRLKGMSPGDARTEGLALLDRFGLSNFAKSTMDKLSKGMAQKVQLATAVVNSPRLLILDEPFSGLDPVNQGLLEDEIKRASAKGATVVFSTHVMQHAERLCDRLLLLAKGQKRFEGTLDEARDLLPARLTVTARGDLGALPGVASVEAGTERGEGWRDQTISLAPGVQAGDLLEHCTANGVALRRFEERRPSLHDVFLYMVGPQEARA
- a CDS encoding ABC transporter permease, which translates into the protein MNNILLVAIREYRQITRMRSFWLTLLILPLAFAIAPLAQRFMDKDEADRIMVLDQGDGSNAAAITARLDLEHQRRGLIELSRYVQRHKLATAPGALWSQHDRWFSDEEVTRFGAAGGVEAALRQITPLVPEGVPDFDEPEPYYELVPVPAELRQATPATIDARVEGLLRPDDKDARRLDYLLLVPADFARTGAVRMWTGGRPNTGFVTTVQEVLTRSLRQRLLTDRGVAPDVATAAATITPALSLVQPPPGGGAKEALLVRSILPLAASYLLMMALMLSGSWMLQGTIEERSNKLLETVLAAVSPEELMYGKLFGTVAVGLTMIAVWIGCGLVAAYATQGAIADMIRPALDPLTSPGTIAAMIFFFVVGYIAISVLFLAVGAISDSMNDAQGYLMPIILVILLPITILIQGILSGGQGVGITVLTWVPIWTPFAVLARLGMGIPAWEVIGSGLLLLAFVALELVLLGRLFRASLLAQGQKPSLAELVARMRRQEA